From Melitaea cinxia chromosome 3, ilMelCinx1.1, whole genome shotgun sequence, one genomic window encodes:
- the LOC123669173 gene encoding COP9 signalosome complex subunit 8 → MITNFDKLCAELEKQELEAPNGVASVSTYAQLLAIYLYQNDLCNAKFLWKRIPQNITSSNPEIMAIWAVGQKLWKKDLAATYHALAAFTWTEPVANIIQAVEEKVRERAFNLIGRSYSSISVDTIVLMTGLSREAVLQICRERKWDIHADGVTISPTPPSQPAPLHTSSEDQLFKLTEFVSFLEN, encoded by the exons GCACCAAATGGAGTAGCATCAGTATCAACATACGCTCAACTACTGGCTATATATCTTTATCAAAATGattt atGTAATGCTAAATTTTTATGGAAAAGGATACCCCAAAATATTACTAGCAGTAATCCAGAAATAATGGCCATTTGGGCAGTGGGCCAGAAATTGTGGAAAAAGGATCTTGCAGCTACTTACCATGCTCTGGCCGCTTTCACATGGACAGAACCTGTTGCCAACATTATACAAGCTGTTGAAG agaAAGTTCGTGAAAGAGCATTCAACTTGATCGGACGCTCATACAGTTCTATATCAGTGGACACAATAGTCCTCATGACTGGATTGAGTCGTGAGGCAGTCTTACAAATATGCCGTGAACGAAAATGGGATATTCACGCCGATGGGGTTACAATCAGTCCGACCCCACCTTCCCAACCAGCGCCTCTACATACCTCAAGCGAAGATCAGTTGTTCAAGCTCACTGAGTTTGTATCATTCTTAGAAAactga